A genomic window from Acidimicrobiia bacterium includes:
- a CDS encoding CoA-binding protein encodes MKDSKLRALLEGATTIAVVGASTDPDKTANHIPALLIRAGYTVVPVHPSAAEILGQPAYRTLADVPVSIDIVDVFRPSDEAAGIAEQAVAVGAKALWLQAGISSTEARRIAKRAGITFVQDLCIGATSERLGTHPPV; translated from the coding sequence ATGAAGGATTCGAAGCTGCGGGCGTTGCTTGAAGGTGCCACCACGATTGCCGTAGTGGGAGCGTCGACCGATCCGGACAAGACCGCCAACCACATACCGGCTCTGTTGATACGAGCAGGCTATACGGTTGTCCCTGTTCATCCGTCGGCCGCGGAGATCCTTGGCCAGCCCGCCTACCGGACGCTGGCAGACGTCCCCGTTTCAATCGATATCGTGGACGTCTTTCGACCATCAGACGAGGCTGCAGGTATCGCTGAGCAAGCTGTCGCAGTCGGAGCAAAAGCGTTGTGGCTTCAGGCCGGGATCTCGTCCACCGAGGCGCGTCGGATCGCAAAGCGGGCCGGGATCACATTTGTCCAAGACTTGTGTATTGGTGCGACGTCAGAGAGGTTGGGTACGCATCCTCCAGTGTAA
- a CDS encoding YceI family protein produces the protein MSARTIDSKNVPTAGTWEIDASHSDLQITARHLMVTKVRGTFADLSGTIVVAEDPAQSTVSVTAQAASVTTGSADRDGHILSPDFLDAENFPTVTFVGTRVAPRGDDWDLTGDLTIRGVTKPVTFTMSFEGIAADPFGNTKAAFTATGSIDREDWGLTWNVPLETGGVLVSKKLQVDFDVQAVLQA, from the coding sequence ATGTCAGCTCGTACCATCGACAGTAAAAACGTTCCCACCGCCGGAACATGGGAAATCGACGCCAGTCACAGTGATCTGCAGATCACGGCCCGTCACCTCATGGTGACCAAGGTTCGGGGCACGTTCGCCGACCTTTCCGGCACCATCGTCGTGGCCGAAGATCCGGCCCAGTCGACGGTAAGTGTCACCGCGCAAGCTGCGTCGGTCACCACCGGATCTGCGGACCGCGACGGTCATATCCTTTCGCCGGATTTCTTGGATGCAGAGAACTTCCCGACTGTCACATTTGTCGGTACCCGGGTCGCACCCCGCGGCGACGATTGGGATCTCACCGGCGATCTGACCATTCGCGGCGTGACCAAACCAGTGACATTCACGATGTCATTCGAGGGTATTGCCGCCGATCCCTTTGGCAATACGAAGGCTGCGTTCACGGCAACCGGGAGTATCGACCGGGAAGACTGGGGTTTGACGTGGAATGTTCCACTCGAAACCGGCGGAGTACTCGTGTCCAAGAAGCTTCAGGTCGACTTCGACGTGCAGGCTGTCCTCCAGGCCTAG
- a CDS encoding nuclear transport factor 2 family protein produces MDIIDRHFAAENAHDVQATLDTYTDDIVWDDVTHPDAPFYGKAAVAAIYSSIIDAIPDIVLTSVKRFSGEDDRFVVDESILSGHVHGEWAGMNGGGAPVSVRILHVFELRDGLICFENAWFDAANVQRQIISWKETQN; encoded by the coding sequence TTGGATATCATCGACAGACACTTTGCCGCCGAGAACGCCCATGACGTTCAGGCAACCCTGGACACCTATACCGACGACATCGTCTGGGACGACGTCACGCACCCCGATGCACCGTTTTATGGAAAGGCGGCGGTGGCCGCCATCTACTCGTCCATCATTGACGCCATTCCTGACATCGTGCTGACTTCCGTGAAGCGTTTCAGCGGAGAAGATGACCGCTTCGTCGTAGACGAGTCCATCCTGTCGGGCCACGTCCACGGCGAGTGGGCGGGTATGAACGGAGGAGGGGCGCCGGTGTCGGTACGCATCCTCCACGTCTTCGAACTCCGGGACGGATTGATCTGCTTCGAGAACGCCTGGTTCGATGCCGCCAACGTCCAACGACAGATCATCAGCTGGAAAGAGACACAAAACTGA
- a CDS encoding NAD(P)-dependent oxidoreductase, translated as MTARRIGIVGLGVMGGATAGHLIAAGHEVHGFDVDQDKCRQHREGGGTVHGSVADLVGAVDTLITWLPSAQALAETVDGIVESGTTGLVVIEMGTLSLAAKQTAHDRLAAVGVSMLDCPVSGTGQQATDATLVVFGSGDADVFAGQADVFVPLGTHRYLGAFGNGSVMKYIANLLVTVHTLAAAEAHNLGAASGLDPMLVQQVIAEGVGSSRMWEIRGAMMAASEYEPPAGRLDIIKKDAGLISEHASAVGANTPALELALNLFTAASEAGLGSLDAAAIRIYLEQMR; from the coding sequence ATGACAGCGAGACGTATTGGCATTGTCGGATTGGGAGTGATGGGAGGGGCGACTGCCGGCCACCTCATCGCTGCGGGACACGAAGTACACGGCTTCGATGTCGATCAGGACAAGTGCAGACAACATCGGGAAGGCGGGGGGACGGTGCATGGGTCAGTGGCAGACCTGGTCGGTGCGGTCGACACACTCATCACGTGGCTTCCGAGCGCTCAAGCCCTGGCGGAAACCGTGGACGGCATCGTGGAGAGCGGGACGACGGGTCTTGTCGTGATCGAGATGGGAACCCTGTCTTTGGCGGCAAAACAGACGGCGCATGACCGTCTGGCCGCCGTTGGCGTTTCGATGCTTGATTGCCCGGTGTCCGGCACGGGTCAACAGGCCACAGATGCCACCCTCGTCGTGTTTGGTTCAGGGGACGCAGATGTGTTTGCCGGCCAGGCTGACGTATTCGTTCCCCTGGGAACCCACCGGTATCTCGGGGCATTCGGTAATGGCTCGGTAATGAAATACATCGCCAACCTGCTCGTGACGGTGCACACGCTCGCCGCCGCCGAAGCTCACAACCTGGGGGCTGCATCGGGTCTCGATCCGATGTTGGTGCAACAGGTCATCGCCGAGGGGGTCGGCTCGTCGAGGATGTGGGAGATTCGTGGTGCGATGATGGCAGCTTCGGAATATGAGCCGCCGGCCGGACGTCTTGACATCATCAAAAAGGATGCCGGACTCATCTCTGAGCACGCCTCAGCAGTCGGAGCGAATACTCCGGCGCTCGAACTAGCCCTCAACTTGTTCACCGCTGCCTCTGAAGCGGGACTGGGATCGCTCGACGCGGCGGCGATCCGGATCTACCTGGAACAGATGAGGTAG
- a CDS encoding MFS transporter has product MARFSKLVVDTEPLRVSKEFRWLYSGLAVAGFGRQLTVVAVPFQVYELTGSTLLVGLLGLAQLGPLLLVSAIGGSLVDAVDRRALLIVAQLATGATAVGLAFNAALDAPMVWLIFVLSALNAGISAIDHPTRATLVSAIVGRRLLPSATALTQTLENVSKMVGPALGGIIIVSSSFTATFVIEAIAFTLGAAFMLGVSHRPAEGEIASFGLQSIKEGWKFLRHRRLLQANFAIDLNAMVFGMPTALFPAIGTAILGGDASTVGLLYAAPGAGALAAAVTSGWVGSIRRQGRAVIISVIIWGAGIAAFGLSRNVWVALGFLAIAGGADVISAVFRNTILQLAVPDNLRGRLSSIHVGVASGGPRLGDFEAGTVASLVSVPFSVVSGGIACILGALVIRKTMPELDAYVHGE; this is encoded by the coding sequence ATGGCTCGGTTCTCCAAGCTCGTAGTTGACACCGAGCCACTGCGCGTCTCGAAGGAGTTCCGCTGGCTGTATTCGGGGCTGGCGGTGGCCGGATTCGGACGACAGCTGACGGTGGTGGCCGTGCCGTTCCAGGTTTACGAGCTGACAGGGTCGACTCTCCTGGTAGGTCTCCTGGGCCTCGCTCAACTCGGACCTCTCCTGCTGGTCTCGGCCATCGGTGGCTCACTGGTCGACGCGGTCGATCGCCGGGCACTCCTCATTGTCGCTCAACTGGCCACCGGGGCAACCGCCGTCGGGTTGGCATTCAACGCAGCACTCGACGCCCCGATGGTTTGGCTGATCTTCGTGCTGAGTGCCCTGAACGCCGGCATCTCGGCGATCGACCACCCGACCCGAGCCACGCTCGTTTCCGCCATTGTCGGACGCCGCCTCCTCCCGTCGGCGACCGCACTCACTCAGACACTTGAGAACGTGAGCAAGATGGTCGGTCCGGCGCTCGGGGGCATCATCATTGTGTCTTCGAGTTTCACAGCCACCTTCGTGATCGAAGCCATCGCCTTCACCCTCGGAGCGGCGTTCATGCTTGGCGTTTCTCATCGACCGGCTGAAGGCGAGATTGCCAGCTTCGGCCTCCAGTCCATCAAGGAGGGATGGAAGTTTCTCCGGCATCGTCGCCTCCTCCAAGCAAATTTTGCGATCGACCTCAACGCCATGGTCTTCGGAATGCCAACCGCCCTCTTCCCCGCCATCGGAACGGCGATCCTGGGAGGTGATGCGTCGACGGTCGGCCTCCTATACGCGGCACCGGGTGCCGGGGCGCTGGCCGCCGCCGTCACTTCGGGATGGGTCGGGTCGATCCGCCGTCAGGGTCGGGCCGTCATTATCTCAGTAATCATATGGGGGGCCGGTATCGCCGCATTCGGACTCAGCCGGAACGTCTGGGTTGCTTTGGGTTTCCTGGCGATCGCCGGAGGGGCCGACGTCATCTCCGCCGTATTCCGGAACACGATCCTCCAGTTGGCCGTCCCCGACAATCTTCGGGGACGACTCAGCTCGATACACGTTGGCGTAGCAAGCGGCGGTCCCCGCCTCGGAGACTTCGAAGCCGGTACGGTTGCCTCGCTTGTATCCGTGCCGTTCTCGGTGGTGAGCGGTGGCATCGCCTGCATTCTCGGCGCGCTGGTTATCAGAAAGACCATGCCCGAGCTGGATGCCTACGTCCACGGCGAGTAA
- a CDS encoding MarR family transcriptional regulator, translating into MTEPRWLSPEELTAWRNLAFVTLVLPGRLEEALQCNGLNFFEYSTLAALSDAPERTIQMSSLALLSNGSLSRLSHAATRLEQRGWIRRQTSPADRRVTLATLTDEGYAKLVEVAPAHVESVRQAIFDALTPTQVEQLGEICGVLMENINPGEPPPWATAG; encoded by the coding sequence ATGACGGAACCACGCTGGCTCTCCCCGGAAGAACTCACTGCCTGGCGCAATCTCGCTTTCGTCACGCTGGTCCTGCCCGGCCGTCTCGAAGAAGCCCTGCAATGCAACGGGCTGAACTTCTTCGAGTACTCAACGCTGGCTGCCCTCTCAGACGCTCCAGAGCGAACCATCCAGATGAGCTCGCTGGCGCTGCTCAGTAACGGTTCATTGTCCCGGTTATCGCACGCAGCCACGCGGCTCGAACAGCGAGGCTGGATCCGTCGGCAGACCTCGCCCGCCGACCGACGCGTAACACTCGCCACGCTGACCGACGAGGGCTATGCCAAGCTCGTCGAAGTCGCCCCCGCCCATGTGGAATCAGTCAGGCAAGCCATCTTTGACGCTCTAACGCCTACACAAGTAGAACAACTCGGCGAGATTTGCGGCGTCCTCATGGAGAACATCAACCCCGGCGAGCCACCCCCCTGGGCGACGGCCGGATAA
- a CDS encoding disulfide bond formation protein DsbA: MTARWVVERVQPERDLNVTWEPISLFFKNDPDPDSESYERYWRTHRLLRVIESVRTTEGNDGVFKLYWELGRRIHHDKSLMELSVHDALESTGLDVSHASAYDDDSWDGQIRSRMDVGLELAGTDIGTPIIAFDDAAGDRVGIFGPVITRVPEGDLSLQLWDGLVSVMTVPGFWELKRTRTERPDFGPRP, encoded by the coding sequence GTGACGGCCCGGTGGGTCGTCGAGCGAGTACAGCCCGAACGCGACCTCAACGTCACGTGGGAGCCGATCAGTCTATTTTTCAAAAACGACCCGGATCCCGATAGTGAGTCCTACGAGCGATACTGGCGCACCCACCGCCTGTTGAGGGTCATTGAATCGGTTCGAACGACGGAAGGCAACGATGGCGTCTTCAAGCTGTATTGGGAACTGGGCCGGAGAATCCACCACGACAAGTCCTTGATGGAGTTGTCCGTTCACGATGCGCTTGAGTCAACAGGCCTCGACGTGTCTCACGCATCGGCATACGACGACGATTCGTGGGACGGCCAGATCCGTAGCCGGATGGACGTCGGCCTGGAACTGGCGGGCACCGACATTGGCACGCCGATCATTGCGTTCGACGATGCGGCCGGCGACCGGGTAGGTATTTTCGGACCGGTGATCACCCGCGTCCCGGAAGGTGACCTGTCCTTGCAACTGTGGGACGGACTTGTATCGGTGATGACGGTTCCGGGTTTTTGGGAACTCAAACGAACGCGAACCGAGCGCCCGGACTTCGGCCCCCGCCCTTAG